Below is a window of bacterium DNA.
GTACTATCCTGCTCGAGAGTATCAAGTAAAGCTACATTGAATCCGACTTCCTTCCCATGTTTTTTCGGGTAGAAATTCGGTTTCGTGATTTCTATTCCCGCAAGGCATTCGGATGAATAGATTCTTTCTTAAAGATGGGAAAGCCGCCTCGAACATGCAAGGCGGCGTAAGCATTATGGAAAAATAATTAGGAAGATCGCTTTGCCGCTCGTTTTAACGAAGTCGCCTGTTTCGTCGCCGGTTTGCTCGACGATTTCGCTTTCGTTGCCGGTTTGGCGGTTGCCTTCACGGCTTTCTTAACTGCCGGTTTTACAGCCGGTTTCGCGGGCGTCTTTGCCGTTGGTTTAACGGTTGATTTCTTTGTCGTCCCGGTTTTCTTGTGAGTGGATTTCTCACTGCCCGGCTCTTTCGGACGCGGCGTTACTGCTTTATATGCACCGGTTTTATCCTTCCGAATGTTGACAATGCCGTTGCATTTCGGATAGGTCGAACACGAGAAGAACGGTCCAAATCTTCCCAACCGTGCCGCCATCGGTAAACCGCACACCGGACATCCAGTAATCCCCACATCTTCCGGCGTTACATCGATAGTCCTTTTCTTTTTCTCATCGGTTGTGCCAACGGTAACATTGGAGGGTAACCGGCGGATGTTATCGCATTTCGGATAATTGCTGCAACCCAAAAATGCGCCGAATTTCCCTTGCCGCGCGACCATTTTAGAGCCGCACTTCTCGCACGGTTCCGACAACAACTCTTCCGGTACTTCTGCCGCCGCAGCGCCATTGGCAATCGAGGAAAGATTCTTCGTCGCGCTGCATTCACTGCACCGGAGATATGCACCGAAGCGACCAATCCGCAGTTGCATCGCCGGGTGTCCATTCGGACAAACTTCGGTAGAGGGGAGAAATGCCGCATCGCGCAACGTCTTCAGGTGTTCCGGTGTCTGTGCCGATGCCAGTTTCTTTTCCAGCGGACGATACAGTTCCCCGATGACATTCTGCCATTCCCCTTTCCCTTCGGCGATTTCATCGAGTTCACTTTCCATTTTCGCAGTGTACTCGACATCGAATAAATCGGGGAATTCACCTACCAGCAAACGATTGACCACTCGTCCCAGCGGCGTCGGTTGCAATTTTTTCTCGTAGCGTAATGCGTATTCACGGTCGAGCAAGGTTTGGACGATGGAAGCATAGGTCGAGGGACGTCCGATTCCCAATTCATCCAACTCTTTCACCAAAGTCGCTTCGCTGAAACGCGCCGGCGGTTCGGTGAAGTGTTGCGACGGAATGATTTGCAATAATGGTAAAATTGCTTTTTCGAGTAAGCCGTCCGGCAACAAGCCGCCTTCCTCTTCTTCATCGTCGCGACCATACAATTTCAGGAAGCCATCGAACAACAACCGTTGTCCATTGGCTCGGAACACCGCCCGGTCACGCACCGCGATGTCAGCCGACTGCCGCTCAAAGCGCGCCGCTTCCATTTGCGATGCCATCGTCCGCCGCCAAATGATATCATATAATTTCGCTTGTTCGTTGGTAAGATGTTCGCGAACATCGTTCGGATGGCGGGAAGGATCAGTCGGTCTAACTGCCTCGTGGGCATCCTGTGCATCGGATTTCGTCTTGTATTGCCGGGGATGCTCCGGTACATACTCTTTCCCATAGGAATTTTGAATCTGTGTGCGCAACGCTGAAACTGCTTCGCTGGCAAGCCGTACCGAATCGGTACGCATATAGGTAATCAAACCGACCGGCCCCTCGCCCGGCAGCTCAACCCCTTCATACAGCTGTTGAGCGACTGTCATCGTCCGGCGAACGCCAAAACCCATTTTACTTGATGCAGCTTGCTGTAAAGTGGAAGTAGTAAACGGCGGCGGTGGTGTTTTCTTCACCGATTTCGTTTCGACTTTCAGAACCTTACCGGTATGCCCTTCACAATACTCGACGACGAGTGGCGCAGTCACTGCCGGCAACCGCTCGGCTTTTTCACCGTCCCATGTGACCAGTTTGGTTTTTACTTCCCCGGTACCGACGGCAAAAATCGCTTCAACATTCCAATATTCTTCGGGGATAAATGCAAGAATTTCCTCTTCGCGTTCGCACACCAACCGCAACGCAACTGATTGCACACGTCCGGCAGAGATACCTGTTTTTATAGTCTTCCAAAGCAATGGACTGACTAAGTAACCAACCAACCGGTCGAGTACCCGGCGCGCCTGTTGCGCGTCAACCCGGTTCAAATCGATTTCGCGGGGATGTTTGATCGCATTCAGAATCGCCGATTTGGTGATTTCTTCAAATTCGACCCGCGCCAACGACAACGCTTTGTCTTGTATCAATTCGGCGATGTGCCACGCAATCGCTTCCCCTTCACGGTCAGGGTCAGTCGCCAGCAGCACATTTTTCCCATTGGTCGC
It encodes the following:
- the topA gene encoding type I DNA topoisomerase yields the protein MSNTSPTIIIVESPTKVKSLEKYLGSGYKTYASVGHIRDLPSTGLGVDLKNLFTPDYQVIPGKEKIVNELRKATNGKNVLLATDPDREGEAIAWHIAELIQDKALSLARVEFEEITKSAILNAIKHPREIDLNRVDAQQARRVLDRLVGYLVSPLLWKTIKTGISAGRVQSVALRLVCEREEEILAFIPEEYWNVEAIFAVGTGEVKTKLVTWDGEKAERLPAVTAPLVVEYCEGHTGKVLKVETKSVKKTPPPPFTTSTLQQAASSKMGFGVRRTMTVAQQLYEGVELPGEGPVGLITYMRTDSVRLASEAVSALRTQIQNSYGKEYVPEHPRQYKTKSDAQDAHEAVRPTDPSRHPNDVREHLTNEQAKLYDIIWRRTMASQMEAARFERQSADIAVRDRAVFRANGQRLLFDGFLKLYGRDDEEEEGGLLPDGLLEKAILPLLQIIPSQHFTEPPARFSEATLVKELDELGIGRPSTYASIVQTLLDREYALRYEKKLQPTPLGRVVNRLLVGEFPDLFDVEYTAKMESELDEIAEGKGEWQNVIGELYRPLEKKLASAQTPEHLKTLRDAAFLPSTEVCPNGHPAMQLRIGRFGAYLRCSECSATKNLSSIANGAAAAEVPEELLSEPCEKCGSKMVARQGKFGAFLGCSNYPKCDNIRRLPSNVTVGTTDEKKKRTIDVTPEDVGITGCPVCGLPMAARLGRFGPFFSCSTYPKCNGIVNIRKDKTGAYKAVTPRPKEPGSEKSTHKKTGTTKKSTVKPTAKTPAKPAVKPAVKKAVKATAKPATKAKSSSKPATKQATSLKRAAKRSS